One genomic segment of Plasmodium vivax chromosome 9, whole genome shotgun sequence includes these proteins:
- a CDS encoding glycerol-3-phosphate dehydrogenase, putative (encoded by transcript PVX_091380A; Apicoplast targeted protein. Curated by Stuart Ralph, Walter and Eliza Hall Institute of Medical Research, Australia.), translated as MMKGFLSYLLLMPQLATCFSGSQPSVSRNALMANATNSLPLKVSVIGSGSWGTVVSKIVAENTHKSKIFHPLVRMYVKEEIVDNEKLSNIINTKKENVKYMKGMKVPDNVVAISNLKDAVEDADLLIFVVPHQYLENVLNEIVKNENLKKGAKAISLMKGIKIDNCKPTLLSSVIEDKLKIGCAALSGSNIANELSRENFSESTIGFEDAQVAGIWQELFDRTYFKINCVQDKPGVETCGALKNVVALGVGFLDASRHSYNTKSAIIRIGLDEMKRFARLFFPDVLDETFLDSCGLADLITTCLGGRNLKCAREFATRNGVDSWDQIEMELLNGQKLQGIHTAKEVYGVLEHHKLKNEFPLFRTIYEIAFRQKNPSSIIDVLSTKKLRHIRYKG; from the exons atgatgaagggCTTCCTTTCGTACCTCCTGTTAATGCCCCAGTTGGCAACCTGCTTCTCCGGAAGTCAGCCAAGCGTCAGTAGAAACGCCCTCATGGCAAATGCAACAAACAGCCTCCCCCTTAAa gtTTCCGTCATCGGCAGTGGCAGTTGGGGAACCGTCGTTTCAAAAATCGTCGCGGAGAATACGCACAAGTCGAAAATATTCCACCCCCtg GTTAGGATGTACgtaaaggaagaaattgTAGACAACGAGAAACTAAGCAACATTATCaacacgaaaaaggaaaacgtaAAATACATGAAGGGGATGAAGGTGCCGGACAATGTAGTGGCCATTTCGAATTTGAAGGACGCGGTTGAGGATGCCGACTTGCTCATCTTCGTAGTGCCTCATCAGTACCTGGAG AACGTGCTAaacgaaattgtgaaaaatgaaaacctcAAAAAAGGCGCGAAGGCGATAAGCCTAATGAAGGGAATCAAAATAGACAACTGTAAGCCCACGCTTCTCTCCAGCGTAATTGAGGACAAGCTAAAAATTGGGTGCGCGGCTCTGTCCGGTTCCAACATAGCGAAT GAGCTGTCCAGGGAAAACTTCAGCGAAAGCACCATCGGCTTTGAAGACGCCCAGGTGGCGGGGATTTGGCAGGAGCTGTTCGACAGGACGTACTTCAAGATAAACTGCGTCCAGGACAAGCCGGGCGTGGAG ACTTGCGGAGCGTTGAAAAACGTTGTCGCGTTAGGAGTGGGCTTTCTGGATGCATCCAGGCACAGCTACAACACCAAGTCAGCCATTATCAGAATTGGCCTTGACGAAATGAAGAGGTTCGCCCGGTTGTTCTTCCCGGACGTTCTAGAT gAAACCTTTTTAGACAGTTGTGGCCTAGCTGATCTCATAACGACATGTCTGGGGGGAAGGAACCTCAAATGTGCACGGGAGTTCGCCACGAGAAACGGAGTCGATTCCTGGGATCAAATCGAAATGGAGCTCCTCAACGGGCAGAAGCTTCAG GGCATCCACACCGCCAAGGAAGTGTACGGCGTGCTGGAGCAccacaaattaaaaaacgaaTTCCCATTATTCAGGACAATCTACGAAATTGCGTTTCGACAGAAAAATCCGTCGAGCATTATTGATGTTCTTtcgacaaaaaaattgagacaCATACGGTATAAGGGttga
- a CDS encoding serine/threonine-protein kinase PRP4K, putative (encoded by transcript PVX_091375A), with translation MAKDKRGRMISSSHESDEDKNSKRIKKHHKLHFAEKAPDNGSYKKKNYENDKSKIILKKDQKKNSKENLNSFSSHHSTSSKSDSNNLGLDLSGGSTSNSEDEFKILKEEENEDKFLEERRRKREAIKERLKDLVSDNEKGNDVVSGELGDLGDSGVLGDGKEDPSGNVKKEEGEGAFSSCNKNDLAESLTEIPPMLDEVDHDDAACIFAPNKEVMEETCSSLSSDHEMVEDKPAKEKSESVKESNDLYSDLKRKITEEKAKIRAFIIKQKELHERTKMNIEEGPPTNKNKDEATASKRLLASQTEGVEEYEEEDNENDEVDMFSSVQPKKKKKIEKIRITNYYTSDNVNLADNWNDSEGYYKAIVGEVIDNRYSVVCELVGKGVFSNVLKCYDKVGKIPVAIKVIRDNDMMRKAAEKEISILKKLNEYDKDNKRHIVRLLRSLKYKNHLCLVFEWMWGNLRIALKKYGNGYGLNATAVHCYTKQLFIALRHMRKCRIMHADLKPDNILINEKFNALKVCDLGSASDITENEITSYLVSRFYRAPEIILGFRYDAQIDVWSAAATVFELATGKILFPGKSNNHMIKLMMEYKGKFSHKMIKGGQFYSQHFNDNLDFIYVDRDYYTKKEVVRIISDLRPTKNITCDLLEHQYWLKGNSPKMQFLKKKIKQLGDLLEKCLMLDPTKRYTPDQALQHPYLRESIHFTKTQNE, from the exons ATGGCGAAGGACAAAAGGGGCCGAATGATCTCCAGCTCCCACGAATCTGATGAGGACAAAAATTCCAAGCGAATCAAAAAACACCATAAGTTACATTTTGCAGAGAAAGCTCCCGATAATggttcatataaaaaaaaaaattacgaaaatgataaaagcaaaataattttaaaaaaagaccaaaagaaaaattctaaagaaaatttaaattcaTTTAGTTCTCATCATTCTACTAGTAGCAAATCTGATTCGAACAACCTCGGCTTGGACCTCTCTGGTGGATCGA cGTCGAACAGCGAGgatgaatttaaaattttgaaggaggaagaaaatgaagataagTTTTTGGAAGAAAGGAGACGAAAGAGAGAGGCAATAAAGGAGAGGCTTAAAGATTTGGTGAGTGACAACGAAAAGGGGAACGACGTGGTAAGCGGCGAATTGGGCGACTTGGGCGACTCGGGCGTCCTTGGCGATGGTAAGGAGGACCCAAGTGGcaatgtaaaaaaggaggaaggcGAAGGCGCCTTCTCCAGTTGCAACAAAAATGACTTAGCCGAAAGTTTAACTGAGATCCCCCCCATGCTGGACGAGGTGGACCATGA TGACGCGGCGTGTATATTCGCGCCGAACAAGGAAGTCATGGAGGAGACCTGCTCGTCGCTATCGTCCGACCACGAAATGGTGGAGGACAAGCCGGCGAAAGAGAAAAGCGAGTCGGTTAAGGAGTCCAACGATTTGTATAGTGacttgaaaaggaaaattacgGAGGAGAAGGCCAAAATTAGGGCCTTCATAATTAAGCAGAAGGAGCTGCACGAGCGGACCAAGATG AACATCGAGGAAGGACCCCCCACCAACAAAAATAAGGACGAGGCGACTGCCAGCAAGCGGCTCCTGGCTAGCCAAACCGAGGGAGTGGAAGAgtacgaagaggaagacaaCGAAAATGATGAGGTGGACATGTTCTCCAGTGtgcagccaaaaaaaaagaaaaaaattgaaaaaattagaatCACGAATTATTATACATCTGACAATGTTAATTTGGCGGATAATTGGAACGACTCGGAGGGATACTACAAG GCCATCGTCGGTGAAGTCATTGACAACCGCTACAGCGTGGTGTGCGAGCTGGTCGGCAAGGGGGTCTTCTCCAACGTTTTAAAATGCTACGATAAGGTGGGGAAAATCCCGGTGGCCATCAAAGTCATTCGAGACAACGACATGATGCGAAAGGCAGCGGAGAAGGAGATATCCATCCTGAAGAAGCTAAACGAATATGATAAGGACAATAAGAGACACATCGTTCGTTTGTTGCGGAGCCTCAAGTATAAGAACCACCTCTGCTTGGTTTTCGAGTGGATGTGGGGCAACCTCCGGATAGCCCTCAAAAA ATACGGCAATGGGTACGGCCTGAATGCCACCGCCGTGCACTGCTACACGAAGCAGCTCTTTATAGCCCTCAGGCATATGCGCAAGTGCAGGATCATGCACGCCGATT TAAAACCGGACAACATACTAATCAATGAGAAGTTCAACGCGCTAAAGGTATGCGACTTGGGAAGCGCGAGCGACATAACAGAAAACGAAATCACCTCCTACCTAGTTAGTCGCTTTTACAGAGCCCCGGAGATCATCCTCGGCTTTCGCTACGATGCGCAGATTGACGTGTGGTCGGCGGCGGCCACGGTTTTCGAGCTCGCCACAGGAAAGATCCTCTTCCCC ggaAAATCCAACAACCACATGATCAAGCTGATGATGGAGTACAAGGGGAAGTTCTCCCACAAGATGATCAAAGGGGGGCAATTCTATTCGCAGCATTTTAATGACAATTTGGATTTCATCTACGTGGACAGGGACTATTACACGAAGAAGGAAGTGGTGCGGATTATTTCTGATTTGAGGCCCACCAAAAATATAACGTGCGACTTGCTCGAGCACCAGTATTGGTTGAAAG GAAATAGCCCCAAGAtgcagtttttaaaaaaaaagataaagcaGCTGGGGGACTTGCTGGAGAAGTGCCTCATGCTGGACCCGACGAAACGGTACACGCCTGACCAGGCCCTGCAGCACCCATACCTCAGGGAGTCCATTCACTTTACCAAAACGCAAAATGAGTGA